A genomic stretch from Alosa sapidissima isolate fAloSap1 chromosome 3, fAloSap1.pri, whole genome shotgun sequence includes:
- the rhbdf1a gene encoding inactive rhomboid protein 1 isoform X5: MAEPRRDSTSSLQRKKPPWLKLDIPTAQMSLDEPPTFVQPVKRQGFLRSISMPVETSHLPSPPRDLFDPRRAPLQRQSSITQTIKSSKRVHFERIHTVPIKGPRAARRSSRSSRRHHSLSRTLLRGTADWFGVSKDGDATQKWQRKSLRHCSMRYGKLKPAVIREMELPSQDNISLTSTETPPPLYVPSSQHGMQKIVDPLARGRAFRMVEEVDGYSVPQTPITPGAASLCSFTSSRSGFGRPQRRRKRESVAKMSFRAAAALVKGRSLRESTATTTTLRRAQRRSFTPASFIEEDVVDFTDELDTSFFARDALMHDEMSTFADEVFESPSDATLKDSDLSKQLDESDMTGSALNKSDLERSHLMLPLERGWRKAKEGAPPPPPKVRLRQEVVSVNGQRRGQRIALPVKKLFAREKRPYGLGMVGKLTNRTYRKRIDSYVKRQIEDMDDHRPFFTYWITFVHLLITILAVCIYGIAPVGFSQHETVDSVLRNKGVYENVKFVQQENFWIGPSSEALIHLGAKFSPCMRRDQEVHDLIEAKRAIERNSACCVRNDRSGCVQTSEEECSSTLAVWVKWPKHPSTPQLEGQDRQYGSVCHQDPRICMEPASVAPHDWPDDITKWPICTRYNTGNHTNLPHIDCTITGRPCCIGTKGRCEITSREYCDFMNGFFHEEATLCSQVHCMDDVCGLLPFLNPEIPDQFYRLWLSLFLHAGILHCLVSVCFQMTILRDLEKLAGWLRISIIYIVSGITGNLASAIFLPYRAEVGPAGSQFGILACLFVELFQSWQILEQPWRAFTKLLCVVLFLFAFGLLPWIDNFAHLAGFVSGFFLSFAFLPYISFGRMDMYRKRCQIIVFLVVFVGLFAGLAVLFYVHPIKCEWCELLTCIPFTDKFCEKYDLNAHIH, translated from the exons ATGGCTGAACCACGCCGAGACAGCACCAGCAGCCTGCAAAGGAAGAAGCCGCCTTGGCTTAAACTGGACATCCCTACCGCTCAGATGTCTCTTGATGAGCCGCCCACCTTTGTCCAG cctgtGAAGCGGCAGGGTTTCCTGCGCAGCATCAGCATGCCGGTGGAGACGTCCCATCTGCCCTCCCCGCCGCGCGACCTGTTTGACCCCCGCCGTGCTCCCCTGCAACGCCAGTCCTCCATCACCCAGACCATCAAGAG CAGTAAGAGGGTGCACTTTGAGCGGATCCACACGGTGCCCATCAAGGGGCCCCGCGCGGCGCGGAGGAGCTCGCGCAGCTCCAGGAGGCACCACTCCCTCTCCCGAACCCTCCTCAG GGGCACGGCGGACTGGTTCGGCGTGAGCAAGGATGGCGACGCCACGCAGAAGTGGCAGCGGAAGAGCCTGCGCCACTGCAGCATGCGCTACGGGAAGCTCAAGCCGGCGGTGATCCGTGAGATGGAGCTGCCCAGCCAGGACAACATCTCCCTCACCAGCACCGAGACGCCGCCGCCACTCTACGTGCCCTCCTCGCAGCATGGCATGCAGAAG ATCGTTGACCCGTTGGCGCGTGGCCGGGCCTTCCgcatggtggaggaggtggacggCTACAGCGTGCCGCAGACTCCCATCACCCCCGGCGCCGCCTCGCTTTGCTCCTTCACCAGCTCGCGCTCGGGCTTCGGCCGCCCGCAGCGGCGACGCAAGAGGGAGTCCGTGGCCAAGATGAGCTTCAGGGCTGCCGCAGCACTGGTCAAG GGTCGTTCACTACGGGAGAGCACGGCAACGACGACGACTTTACGTCGGGCCCAGAGGAGAAGTTTCACTCCAGCCAGCTTCATTGAGGAGGATGTGGTGGACTTTACCGATGAGCTGGACACCTCCTTCTTTGCAAGG GACGCGCTCATGCACGACGAGATGTCCACGTTCGCCGACGAGGTATTCGAGTCGCCGTCGGACGCCACGCTCAAGGACTCGGATCTGAGCAAACAGCTGGATGAGTCCGACATGACGGGCAGCGCGCTTAACAAGAGTGACCTGGAGAGGAGCCATCTCATGCT ACCTCTGGAGCGCGGCTGGCGTAAGGCCAAAGAGGGAGCTCCGCCGCCACCTCCTAAGGTGCGCTTACGTCAGGAGGTGGTCAGTGTGAACGGTCAGCGTCGGGGCCAGCGCATCGCCCTGCCCGTCAAGAAGCTCTTTGCCCGCGAGAAGCGACCGTACGGCCTGGGCATGGTGGGCAAGCTTACCAACCGCACCTATCGCAAGCGCATTGACAGCTACGTCAAGAGGCAGATAGAGGACATGGATGACCACag GCCTTTCTTTACGTACTGGATCACGTTTGTGCACCTGCTCATCACTATCCTGGCTGTGTGCATATACGGCATCGCTCCAGTTGGCTTCTCCCAACACGAGACTGTCGATTCT gtttTACGAAATAAAGGGGTTTATGAAAATGTCAAGTTTGTGCAACAGGAAAACTTTTGGATTGGACCAAGTTCA GAGGCGCTGATACACCTGGGAGCCAAGTTCTCGCCCTGCATGCGACGGGACCAAGAGGTGCATGACTTGATCGAGGCGAAGCGCGCCATCGAGCGGAACTCAGCTTGCTGCGTGAGAAACGACCGATCGGGCTGTGTGCAGACCTCCGAGGAAGAGTGTTCA agcacATTGGCTGTGTGGGTGAAGTGGCCCAAGCATCCGAGCACCCCGCAACTGGAAGGGCAGGATCGGCAGTATGGCTCAGTCTGCCACCAGgatcccag GATATGTATGGAGCCAGCCTCTGTAGCGCCACACGACTGGCCTGATGATATCACCAAGTGGCCC atctgcACCAGGTACAACACGGGTAACCACACCAATCTGCCTCACATCGACTGCACCATTACCGGACGGCCCTGCTGTATCGGCACTAAAGGGAG GTGTGAAATCACTTCCCGAGAGTACTGTGACTTTATGAACGGCTTCTTCCACGAGGAGGCCACCCTCTGCTCTCAA GTGCACTGCATGGATGACGTCTGCGGACTGCTGCCGTTCCTGAACCCTGAGATCCCCGACCAGTTCTACCGGCTGTGGCTCTCGCTCTTCCTGCATGCCGG GATACTGCACTGTCTGGTGTCAGTGTGCTTCCAGATGACCATCCTGAGGGACCTGGAGAAGCTGGCGGGTTGGCTGCGCATATCAATCATTTACATCGTCAGCGGCATCACAGGCAACCTGGCCAGCGCCATCTTCCTTCCCTACAGAGCTGAG gtggggCCAGCGGGCTCTCAGTTCGGCATCCTGGCCTGCCTGTTCGTGGAGCTCTTCCAGAGCTGGCAGATCCTGGAGCAGCCGTGGCGCGCCTTCACCAAGCTCCTGTGCGTGGTGCTCTTCCTCTTCGCCTTCGGCCTGTTGCCGTGGATCGACAACTTCGCCCACCTGGCCGGCTTCGTCTCGggcttcttcctctccttcgcCTTCCTCCCGTACATCAGTTTCGGCCGCATGGACATGTACCGCAAGCGCTGCCAGATCATTGTCTTCCTGGTGGTGTTTGTGGGCCTGTTCGCCGGCCTTGCGGTGCTCTTCTACGTCCACCCCATCAAGTGCGAGTGGTGCGAGCTGCTCACCTGCATTCCCTTCACGGACAAGTTCTGTGAGAAGTATGACCTCAACGCGCACATCCACTGA
- the rhbdf1a gene encoding inactive rhomboid protein 1 isoform X4: protein MAEPRRDSTSSLQRKKPPWLKLDIPTAQMSLDEPPTFVQPVKRQGFLRSISMPVETSHLPSPPRDLFDPRRAPLQRQSSITQTIKRGTADWFGVSKDGDATQKWQRKSLRHCSMRYGKLKPAVIREMELPSQDNISLTSTETPPPLYVPSSQHGMQKIVDPLARGRAFRMVEEVDGYSVPQTPITPGAASLCSFTSSRSGFGRPQRRRKRESVAKMSFRAAAALVKGRSLRESTATTTTLRRAQRRSFTPASFIEEDVVDFTDELDTSFFARDALMHDEMSTFADEVFESPSDATLKDSDLSKQLDESDMTGSALNKSDLERSHLMLPLERGWRKAKEGAPPPPPKVRLRQEVVSVNGQRRGQRIALPVKKLFAREKRPYGLGMVGKLTNRTYRKRIDSYVKRQIEDMDDHRPFFTYWITFVHLLITILAVCIYGIAPVGFSQHETVDSVLRNKGVYENVKFVQQENFWIGPSSEALIHLGAKFSPCMRRDQEVHDLIEAKRAIERNSACCVRNDRSGCVQTSEEECSVSHAHTHTHKHTVCWLFFFSLSPHLNFSSSLSLSLSLPLSLFLSLSQSTLAVWVKWPKHPSTPQLEGQDRQYGSVCHQDPRICMEPASVAPHDWPDDITKWPICTRYNTGNHTNLPHIDCTITGRPCCIGTKGRCEITSREYCDFMNGFFHEEATLCSQVHCMDDVCGLLPFLNPEIPDQFYRLWLSLFLHAGILHCLVSVCFQMTILRDLEKLAGWLRISIIYIVSGITGNLASAIFLPYRAEVGPAGSQFGILACLFVELFQSWQILEQPWRAFTKLLCVVLFLFAFGLLPWIDNFAHLAGFVSGFFLSFAFLPYISFGRMDMYRKRCQIIVFLVVFVGLFAGLAVLFYVHPIKCEWCELLTCIPFTDKFCEKYDLNAHIH, encoded by the exons ATGGCTGAACCACGCCGAGACAGCACCAGCAGCCTGCAAAGGAAGAAGCCGCCTTGGCTTAAACTGGACATCCCTACCGCTCAGATGTCTCTTGATGAGCCGCCCACCTTTGTCCAG cctgtGAAGCGGCAGGGTTTCCTGCGCAGCATCAGCATGCCGGTGGAGACGTCCCATCTGCCCTCCCCGCCGCGCGACCTGTTTGACCCCCGCCGTGCTCCCCTGCAACGCCAGTCCTCCATCACCCAGACCATCAAGAG GGGCACGGCGGACTGGTTCGGCGTGAGCAAGGATGGCGACGCCACGCAGAAGTGGCAGCGGAAGAGCCTGCGCCACTGCAGCATGCGCTACGGGAAGCTCAAGCCGGCGGTGATCCGTGAGATGGAGCTGCCCAGCCAGGACAACATCTCCCTCACCAGCACCGAGACGCCGCCGCCACTCTACGTGCCCTCCTCGCAGCATGGCATGCAGAAG ATCGTTGACCCGTTGGCGCGTGGCCGGGCCTTCCgcatggtggaggaggtggacggCTACAGCGTGCCGCAGACTCCCATCACCCCCGGCGCCGCCTCGCTTTGCTCCTTCACCAGCTCGCGCTCGGGCTTCGGCCGCCCGCAGCGGCGACGCAAGAGGGAGTCCGTGGCCAAGATGAGCTTCAGGGCTGCCGCAGCACTGGTCAAG GGTCGTTCACTACGGGAGAGCACGGCAACGACGACGACTTTACGTCGGGCCCAGAGGAGAAGTTTCACTCCAGCCAGCTTCATTGAGGAGGATGTGGTGGACTTTACCGATGAGCTGGACACCTCCTTCTTTGCAAGG GACGCGCTCATGCACGACGAGATGTCCACGTTCGCCGACGAGGTATTCGAGTCGCCGTCGGACGCCACGCTCAAGGACTCGGATCTGAGCAAACAGCTGGATGAGTCCGACATGACGGGCAGCGCGCTTAACAAGAGTGACCTGGAGAGGAGCCATCTCATGCT ACCTCTGGAGCGCGGCTGGCGTAAGGCCAAAGAGGGAGCTCCGCCGCCACCTCCTAAGGTGCGCTTACGTCAGGAGGTGGTCAGTGTGAACGGTCAGCGTCGGGGCCAGCGCATCGCCCTGCCCGTCAAGAAGCTCTTTGCCCGCGAGAAGCGACCGTACGGCCTGGGCATGGTGGGCAAGCTTACCAACCGCACCTATCGCAAGCGCATTGACAGCTACGTCAAGAGGCAGATAGAGGACATGGATGACCACag GCCTTTCTTTACGTACTGGATCACGTTTGTGCACCTGCTCATCACTATCCTGGCTGTGTGCATATACGGCATCGCTCCAGTTGGCTTCTCCCAACACGAGACTGTCGATTCT gtttTACGAAATAAAGGGGTTTATGAAAATGTCAAGTTTGTGCAACAGGAAAACTTTTGGATTGGACCAAGTTCA GAGGCGCTGATACACCTGGGAGCCAAGTTCTCGCCCTGCATGCGACGGGACCAAGAGGTGCATGACTTGATCGAGGCGAAGCGCGCCATCGAGCGGAACTCAGCTTGCTGCGTGAGAAACGACCGATCGGGCTGTGTGCAGACCTCCGAGGAAGAGTGTTCAGTGagtcacgcccacacacacacacacaaacacactgtttgctggcttttctttttctctctctctccacatctcaacttttcttcttctctctctctctctctctctctccctctctctctctttctctctctctctcagagcacATTGGCTGTGTGGGTGAAGTGGCCCAAGCATCCGAGCACCCCGCAACTGGAAGGGCAGGATCGGCAGTATGGCTCAGTCTGCCACCAGgatcccag GATATGTATGGAGCCAGCCTCTGTAGCGCCACACGACTGGCCTGATGATATCACCAAGTGGCCC atctgcACCAGGTACAACACGGGTAACCACACCAATCTGCCTCACATCGACTGCACCATTACCGGACGGCCCTGCTGTATCGGCACTAAAGGGAG GTGTGAAATCACTTCCCGAGAGTACTGTGACTTTATGAACGGCTTCTTCCACGAGGAGGCCACCCTCTGCTCTCAA GTGCACTGCATGGATGACGTCTGCGGACTGCTGCCGTTCCTGAACCCTGAGATCCCCGACCAGTTCTACCGGCTGTGGCTCTCGCTCTTCCTGCATGCCGG GATACTGCACTGTCTGGTGTCAGTGTGCTTCCAGATGACCATCCTGAGGGACCTGGAGAAGCTGGCGGGTTGGCTGCGCATATCAATCATTTACATCGTCAGCGGCATCACAGGCAACCTGGCCAGCGCCATCTTCCTTCCCTACAGAGCTGAG gtggggCCAGCGGGCTCTCAGTTCGGCATCCTGGCCTGCCTGTTCGTGGAGCTCTTCCAGAGCTGGCAGATCCTGGAGCAGCCGTGGCGCGCCTTCACCAAGCTCCTGTGCGTGGTGCTCTTCCTCTTCGCCTTCGGCCTGTTGCCGTGGATCGACAACTTCGCCCACCTGGCCGGCTTCGTCTCGggcttcttcctctccttcgcCTTCCTCCCGTACATCAGTTTCGGCCGCATGGACATGTACCGCAAGCGCTGCCAGATCATTGTCTTCCTGGTGGTGTTTGTGGGCCTGTTCGCCGGCCTTGCGGTGCTCTTCTACGTCCACCCCATCAAGTGCGAGTGGTGCGAGCTGCTCACCTGCATTCCCTTCACGGACAAGTTCTGTGAGAAGTATGACCTCAACGCGCACATCCACTGA
- the rhbdf1a gene encoding inactive rhomboid protein 1 isoform X6: protein MAEPRRDSTSSLQRKKPPWLKLDIPTAQMSLDEPPTFVQPVKRQGFLRSISMPVETSHLPSPPRDLFDPRRAPLQRQSSITQTIKRGTADWFGVSKDGDATQKWQRKSLRHCSMRYGKLKPAVIREMELPSQDNISLTSTETPPPLYVPSSQHGMQKIVDPLARGRAFRMVEEVDGYSVPQTPITPGAASLCSFTSSRSGFGRPQRRRKRESVAKMSFRAAAALVKGRSLRESTATTTTLRRAQRRSFTPASFIEEDVVDFTDELDTSFFARDALMHDEMSTFADEVFESPSDATLKDSDLSKQLDESDMTGSALNKSDLERSHLMLPLERGWRKAKEGAPPPPPKVRLRQEVVSVNGQRRGQRIALPVKKLFAREKRPYGLGMVGKLTNRTYRKRIDSYVKRQIEDMDDHRPFFTYWITFVHLLITILAVCIYGIAPVGFSQHETVDSVLRNKGVYENVKFVQQENFWIGPSSEALIHLGAKFSPCMRRDQEVHDLIEAKRAIERNSACCVRNDRSGCVQTSEEECSSTLAVWVKWPKHPSTPQLEGQDRQYGSVCHQDPRICMEPASVAPHDWPDDITKWPICTRYNTGNHTNLPHIDCTITGRPCCIGTKGRCEITSREYCDFMNGFFHEEATLCSQVHCMDDVCGLLPFLNPEIPDQFYRLWLSLFLHAGILHCLVSVCFQMTILRDLEKLAGWLRISIIYIVSGITGNLASAIFLPYRAEVGPAGSQFGILACLFVELFQSWQILEQPWRAFTKLLCVVLFLFAFGLLPWIDNFAHLAGFVSGFFLSFAFLPYISFGRMDMYRKRCQIIVFLVVFVGLFAGLAVLFYVHPIKCEWCELLTCIPFTDKFCEKYDLNAHIH, encoded by the exons ATGGCTGAACCACGCCGAGACAGCACCAGCAGCCTGCAAAGGAAGAAGCCGCCTTGGCTTAAACTGGACATCCCTACCGCTCAGATGTCTCTTGATGAGCCGCCCACCTTTGTCCAG cctgtGAAGCGGCAGGGTTTCCTGCGCAGCATCAGCATGCCGGTGGAGACGTCCCATCTGCCCTCCCCGCCGCGCGACCTGTTTGACCCCCGCCGTGCTCCCCTGCAACGCCAGTCCTCCATCACCCAGACCATCAAGAG GGGCACGGCGGACTGGTTCGGCGTGAGCAAGGATGGCGACGCCACGCAGAAGTGGCAGCGGAAGAGCCTGCGCCACTGCAGCATGCGCTACGGGAAGCTCAAGCCGGCGGTGATCCGTGAGATGGAGCTGCCCAGCCAGGACAACATCTCCCTCACCAGCACCGAGACGCCGCCGCCACTCTACGTGCCCTCCTCGCAGCATGGCATGCAGAAG ATCGTTGACCCGTTGGCGCGTGGCCGGGCCTTCCgcatggtggaggaggtggacggCTACAGCGTGCCGCAGACTCCCATCACCCCCGGCGCCGCCTCGCTTTGCTCCTTCACCAGCTCGCGCTCGGGCTTCGGCCGCCCGCAGCGGCGACGCAAGAGGGAGTCCGTGGCCAAGATGAGCTTCAGGGCTGCCGCAGCACTGGTCAAG GGTCGTTCACTACGGGAGAGCACGGCAACGACGACGACTTTACGTCGGGCCCAGAGGAGAAGTTTCACTCCAGCCAGCTTCATTGAGGAGGATGTGGTGGACTTTACCGATGAGCTGGACACCTCCTTCTTTGCAAGG GACGCGCTCATGCACGACGAGATGTCCACGTTCGCCGACGAGGTATTCGAGTCGCCGTCGGACGCCACGCTCAAGGACTCGGATCTGAGCAAACAGCTGGATGAGTCCGACATGACGGGCAGCGCGCTTAACAAGAGTGACCTGGAGAGGAGCCATCTCATGCT ACCTCTGGAGCGCGGCTGGCGTAAGGCCAAAGAGGGAGCTCCGCCGCCACCTCCTAAGGTGCGCTTACGTCAGGAGGTGGTCAGTGTGAACGGTCAGCGTCGGGGCCAGCGCATCGCCCTGCCCGTCAAGAAGCTCTTTGCCCGCGAGAAGCGACCGTACGGCCTGGGCATGGTGGGCAAGCTTACCAACCGCACCTATCGCAAGCGCATTGACAGCTACGTCAAGAGGCAGATAGAGGACATGGATGACCACag GCCTTTCTTTACGTACTGGATCACGTTTGTGCACCTGCTCATCACTATCCTGGCTGTGTGCATATACGGCATCGCTCCAGTTGGCTTCTCCCAACACGAGACTGTCGATTCT gtttTACGAAATAAAGGGGTTTATGAAAATGTCAAGTTTGTGCAACAGGAAAACTTTTGGATTGGACCAAGTTCA GAGGCGCTGATACACCTGGGAGCCAAGTTCTCGCCCTGCATGCGACGGGACCAAGAGGTGCATGACTTGATCGAGGCGAAGCGCGCCATCGAGCGGAACTCAGCTTGCTGCGTGAGAAACGACCGATCGGGCTGTGTGCAGACCTCCGAGGAAGAGTGTTCA agcacATTGGCTGTGTGGGTGAAGTGGCCCAAGCATCCGAGCACCCCGCAACTGGAAGGGCAGGATCGGCAGTATGGCTCAGTCTGCCACCAGgatcccag GATATGTATGGAGCCAGCCTCTGTAGCGCCACACGACTGGCCTGATGATATCACCAAGTGGCCC atctgcACCAGGTACAACACGGGTAACCACACCAATCTGCCTCACATCGACTGCACCATTACCGGACGGCCCTGCTGTATCGGCACTAAAGGGAG GTGTGAAATCACTTCCCGAGAGTACTGTGACTTTATGAACGGCTTCTTCCACGAGGAGGCCACCCTCTGCTCTCAA GTGCACTGCATGGATGACGTCTGCGGACTGCTGCCGTTCCTGAACCCTGAGATCCCCGACCAGTTCTACCGGCTGTGGCTCTCGCTCTTCCTGCATGCCGG GATACTGCACTGTCTGGTGTCAGTGTGCTTCCAGATGACCATCCTGAGGGACCTGGAGAAGCTGGCGGGTTGGCTGCGCATATCAATCATTTACATCGTCAGCGGCATCACAGGCAACCTGGCCAGCGCCATCTTCCTTCCCTACAGAGCTGAG gtggggCCAGCGGGCTCTCAGTTCGGCATCCTGGCCTGCCTGTTCGTGGAGCTCTTCCAGAGCTGGCAGATCCTGGAGCAGCCGTGGCGCGCCTTCACCAAGCTCCTGTGCGTGGTGCTCTTCCTCTTCGCCTTCGGCCTGTTGCCGTGGATCGACAACTTCGCCCACCTGGCCGGCTTCGTCTCGggcttcttcctctccttcgcCTTCCTCCCGTACATCAGTTTCGGCCGCATGGACATGTACCGCAAGCGCTGCCAGATCATTGTCTTCCTGGTGGTGTTTGTGGGCCTGTTCGCCGGCCTTGCGGTGCTCTTCTACGTCCACCCCATCAAGTGCGAGTGGTGCGAGCTGCTCACCTGCATTCCCTTCACGGACAAGTTCTGTGAGAAGTATGACCTCAACGCGCACATCCACTGA
- the rhbdf1a gene encoding inactive rhomboid protein 1 isoform X2 yields MAEPRRDSTSSLQRKKPPWLKLDIPTAQMSLDEPPTFVQPVKRQGFLRSISMPVETSHLPSPPRDLFDPRRAPLQRQSSITQTIKSKRVHFERIHTVPIKGPRAARRSSRSSRRHHSLSRTLLRGTADWFGVSKDGDATQKWQRKSLRHCSMRYGKLKPAVIREMELPSQDNISLTSTETPPPLYVPSSQHGMQKIVDPLARGRAFRMVEEVDGYSVPQTPITPGAASLCSFTSSRSGFGRPQRRRKRESVAKMSFRAAAALVKGRSLRESTATTTTLRRAQRRSFTPASFIEEDVVDFTDELDTSFFARDALMHDEMSTFADEVFESPSDATLKDSDLSKQLDESDMTGSALNKSDLERSHLMLPLERGWRKAKEGAPPPPPKVRLRQEVVSVNGQRRGQRIALPVKKLFAREKRPYGLGMVGKLTNRTYRKRIDSYVKRQIEDMDDHRPFFTYWITFVHLLITILAVCIYGIAPVGFSQHETVDSVLRNKGVYENVKFVQQENFWIGPSSEALIHLGAKFSPCMRRDQEVHDLIEAKRAIERNSACCVRNDRSGCVQTSEEECSVSHAHTHTHKHTVCWLFFFSLSPHLNFSSSLSLSLSLPLSLFLSLSQSTLAVWVKWPKHPSTPQLEGQDRQYGSVCHQDPRICMEPASVAPHDWPDDITKWPICTRYNTGNHTNLPHIDCTITGRPCCIGTKGRCEITSREYCDFMNGFFHEEATLCSQVHCMDDVCGLLPFLNPEIPDQFYRLWLSLFLHAGILHCLVSVCFQMTILRDLEKLAGWLRISIIYIVSGITGNLASAIFLPYRAEVGPAGSQFGILACLFVELFQSWQILEQPWRAFTKLLCVVLFLFAFGLLPWIDNFAHLAGFVSGFFLSFAFLPYISFGRMDMYRKRCQIIVFLVVFVGLFAGLAVLFYVHPIKCEWCELLTCIPFTDKFCEKYDLNAHIH; encoded by the exons ATGGCTGAACCACGCCGAGACAGCACCAGCAGCCTGCAAAGGAAGAAGCCGCCTTGGCTTAAACTGGACATCCCTACCGCTCAGATGTCTCTTGATGAGCCGCCCACCTTTGTCCAG cctgtGAAGCGGCAGGGTTTCCTGCGCAGCATCAGCATGCCGGTGGAGACGTCCCATCTGCCCTCCCCGCCGCGCGACCTGTTTGACCCCCGCCGTGCTCCCCTGCAACGCCAGTCCTCCATCACCCAGACCATCAAGAG TAAGAGGGTGCACTTTGAGCGGATCCACACGGTGCCCATCAAGGGGCCCCGCGCGGCGCGGAGGAGCTCGCGCAGCTCCAGGAGGCACCACTCCCTCTCCCGAACCCTCCTCAG GGGCACGGCGGACTGGTTCGGCGTGAGCAAGGATGGCGACGCCACGCAGAAGTGGCAGCGGAAGAGCCTGCGCCACTGCAGCATGCGCTACGGGAAGCTCAAGCCGGCGGTGATCCGTGAGATGGAGCTGCCCAGCCAGGACAACATCTCCCTCACCAGCACCGAGACGCCGCCGCCACTCTACGTGCCCTCCTCGCAGCATGGCATGCAGAAG ATCGTTGACCCGTTGGCGCGTGGCCGGGCCTTCCgcatggtggaggaggtggacggCTACAGCGTGCCGCAGACTCCCATCACCCCCGGCGCCGCCTCGCTTTGCTCCTTCACCAGCTCGCGCTCGGGCTTCGGCCGCCCGCAGCGGCGACGCAAGAGGGAGTCCGTGGCCAAGATGAGCTTCAGGGCTGCCGCAGCACTGGTCAAG GGTCGTTCACTACGGGAGAGCACGGCAACGACGACGACTTTACGTCGGGCCCAGAGGAGAAGTTTCACTCCAGCCAGCTTCATTGAGGAGGATGTGGTGGACTTTACCGATGAGCTGGACACCTCCTTCTTTGCAAGG GACGCGCTCATGCACGACGAGATGTCCACGTTCGCCGACGAGGTATTCGAGTCGCCGTCGGACGCCACGCTCAAGGACTCGGATCTGAGCAAACAGCTGGATGAGTCCGACATGACGGGCAGCGCGCTTAACAAGAGTGACCTGGAGAGGAGCCATCTCATGCT ACCTCTGGAGCGCGGCTGGCGTAAGGCCAAAGAGGGAGCTCCGCCGCCACCTCCTAAGGTGCGCTTACGTCAGGAGGTGGTCAGTGTGAACGGTCAGCGTCGGGGCCAGCGCATCGCCCTGCCCGTCAAGAAGCTCTTTGCCCGCGAGAAGCGACCGTACGGCCTGGGCATGGTGGGCAAGCTTACCAACCGCACCTATCGCAAGCGCATTGACAGCTACGTCAAGAGGCAGATAGAGGACATGGATGACCACag GCCTTTCTTTACGTACTGGATCACGTTTGTGCACCTGCTCATCACTATCCTGGCTGTGTGCATATACGGCATCGCTCCAGTTGGCTTCTCCCAACACGAGACTGTCGATTCT gtttTACGAAATAAAGGGGTTTATGAAAATGTCAAGTTTGTGCAACAGGAAAACTTTTGGATTGGACCAAGTTCA GAGGCGCTGATACACCTGGGAGCCAAGTTCTCGCCCTGCATGCGACGGGACCAAGAGGTGCATGACTTGATCGAGGCGAAGCGCGCCATCGAGCGGAACTCAGCTTGCTGCGTGAGAAACGACCGATCGGGCTGTGTGCAGACCTCCGAGGAAGAGTGTTCAGTGagtcacgcccacacacacacacacaaacacactgtttgctggcttttctttttctctctctctccacatctcaacttttcttcttctctctctctctctctctctctccctctctctctctttctctctctctctcagagcacATTGGCTGTGTGGGTGAAGTGGCCCAAGCATCCGAGCACCCCGCAACTGGAAGGGCAGGATCGGCAGTATGGCTCAGTCTGCCACCAGgatcccag GATATGTATGGAGCCAGCCTCTGTAGCGCCACACGACTGGCCTGATGATATCACCAAGTGGCCC atctgcACCAGGTACAACACGGGTAACCACACCAATCTGCCTCACATCGACTGCACCATTACCGGACGGCCCTGCTGTATCGGCACTAAAGGGAG GTGTGAAATCACTTCCCGAGAGTACTGTGACTTTATGAACGGCTTCTTCCACGAGGAGGCCACCCTCTGCTCTCAA GTGCACTGCATGGATGACGTCTGCGGACTGCTGCCGTTCCTGAACCCTGAGATCCCCGACCAGTTCTACCGGCTGTGGCTCTCGCTCTTCCTGCATGCCGG GATACTGCACTGTCTGGTGTCAGTGTGCTTCCAGATGACCATCCTGAGGGACCTGGAGAAGCTGGCGGGTTGGCTGCGCATATCAATCATTTACATCGTCAGCGGCATCACAGGCAACCTGGCCAGCGCCATCTTCCTTCCCTACAGAGCTGAG gtggggCCAGCGGGCTCTCAGTTCGGCATCCTGGCCTGCCTGTTCGTGGAGCTCTTCCAGAGCTGGCAGATCCTGGAGCAGCCGTGGCGCGCCTTCACCAAGCTCCTGTGCGTGGTGCTCTTCCTCTTCGCCTTCGGCCTGTTGCCGTGGATCGACAACTTCGCCCACCTGGCCGGCTTCGTCTCGggcttcttcctctccttcgcCTTCCTCCCGTACATCAGTTTCGGCCGCATGGACATGTACCGCAAGCGCTGCCAGATCATTGTCTTCCTGGTGGTGTTTGTGGGCCTGTTCGCCGGCCTTGCGGTGCTCTTCTACGTCCACCCCATCAAGTGCGAGTGGTGCGAGCTGCTCACCTGCATTCCCTTCACGGACAAGTTCTGTGAGAAGTATGACCTCAACGCGCACATCCACTGA